CTCCTTTCCTTTTCTATATTGCTTAGTATTTCTTTCCAAAGCCTGACCTTTCTCTCGTCTCTAAAGTCTGTCATATGAAGTGCAAGCCTGAGAACTTGATGGTCCTTGTAGAGCCTTTCCATGCTGGGAAGAGCCTTTAGGCTAAGCCAAGACAGAAGATTTCTACTGCTAAAGCTAAGAACGGGAGAGCTTATGCTTTTTTCATTGCCTAAGTCTTTTATATACCACCTGTAGGCTATGCCTTCAAAACCAAGAGAGTAAAGCACATCCTCAAGGTAGGGATTTCCTATCCATGCGGGTGGCACAAAGAAGGTGGTTTTCAGACCAAGGTATTCCATAAGCTCCAAGCCTGAGCGAACCCTCTCATAGGTTTCAGTTAGGTCAAGCCCTCCAAACTCTCCCTCCCCGTCCGTCCAAAGCAGGTCTTGAAGCCTTCTTTTGCCTTTGTGTGTATAACCGTGCAATACTAACTCCGCTCCGAGGTTTTTTATGAGGTTCAAAAAGTTCCCATCCCCTCCCAGCGGTGCATATTCCCAGAAGTAAGGCACCACCAAGAGGGAAAATCTATCCAATCCCACCTCCTCTAAAAGCTCAAGAGCACTCAAAAACTCCACCCTATAGTAAGGGCTTACATCATGCAGTTCCACTATTGCGAGCTTCATGAGAATAAGGATAGGGTGGAAAAGTTAAGATTTCTTTAAGGTTTGGTTAAGATTTGGTTAAGAAGGGGGCAAAGCCCCCAAAAGGTATTATGGAGCTATCCAGTTTTCAAGATGAAGGACCTCTTCCATCTTGGAAGAGACATTTTGAGATATCTTATAGGCACAAAACTCAGGACCGCACATGGAGCAGAATTTGGCGGTCTTGTAGCCTTCCTGTGGTAGTGTTTCGTCATGGTATGCCCTTGCGGTCTCTGGGTCAAGGGCAAGTTCAAACTGCCTGTTCCAATCAAAGGCAAAGCGAGCCTTTGACATCTCAAGGTCCCACTCCCTTGCACCAGGCCAGTTCTTAGCCACATCTGCAGCGTGTGCAGCGATCTTATAGGCTATAACTCCCTGCTTTACGTCTTCAATGTTTGGAAGACCAAGGTGTTCCTTTGGAGTCACGTAGCAAAGCATTGCCGCACCATACCAACCTGCCATCGCTGCACCTATGGCAGAGGCTATGTGGTCATAACCCGGCGCGATATCTATCACAAGCGGTCCAAGCACATAGAAGGGTGCTTCGTGGCACACCTTTTGCTGTAATTTTATGTTAAACTCTATCTGGTCCATAGGCACGTGTCCTGGTCCTTCCACCATTACCTGCACGTCGTGTCTCCAAGCCCTCTCTGTAAGCTCACCGAGGACTTTGAGCTCTGCAAGCTGTGCTTCATCTGACGCATCCGCTATAGCTCCGGGTCTTAGACCATCCCCAAGGGAAAAGCTCACGTCGTATTTTTTGAATATCTCACATATCTTGTCAAAATGCTCGTATAGTGGGTTTTGTTTTCCGTGTTCTATCATCCACTGTGCCATTATGGCACCACCGCGAGAAACAATACCCATAACCCTGTGTTGAACCATGGGTAAGAACTCCCTTAGCACGCCCGCATGAATGGTCATATAAGACACACCCTGTTGAGCCTGCTCCTCTATCACGTCAAGAATAAGGTCTACAGTCATGTTTTTCACATTGCCTTTGGCTCTCTTGAAAGCTTCGTATATGGGAACTGTGCCAACAGGAACGGTGCTTACGCTAATGATGGCTTCCCTTGTTTCCTTTATGGCTTCGCCAGTGGATAGGTCCATTATGGTGTCCGCCCCATACTTTATGGCTACTTTTGCCTTCTCTACCTCTGTGGGTATGTCAGAAGCCAAGCCAGAGTTTCCTATGTTGGCGTTAACCTTTACCCTTGAGTTTATACCTATACACATAGGTTCAAGGTGCAGGTGGTTTATGTTGGCAGGTATTATCATCCTCCCGCGTGCAACCTCTTGACGGACAAACTCAGGATGTAAGCCTTCCCTCTTGGCAACATAGCGCATCTCTTCTGTTATGATGCCCTGGCGGGCAAGGTGCATCTGTGTTTTGTTTTTGTATTTTTTCCTACCCTCTATCCATTCCGCTCTTAGCATAACGAACCTCCTTTTGGTTGGTTGCGTGTCTTATTAAGATAGGCATATAGCGATTTTGTTCAATATGATTTTTGTAAGGGTTATAATTTTGAAAAGACGCTTGGAGGCTCAAGATGGAAGATAGAATTACGATAACGATTATATGGCATGATTATAGGGAACCTATGAGCTTTACCTTGAAAAAATCTTTTATAAAGATTTTGGCTACTATACCTTTTCTTGTACTTTTGACCATTATTGGTTTCAAGGCGTGGGCTCTTTGGAGTCTTGCGGAAAAGTGGGAACTTTTGGCTCAACAGGAAAAACTTTTGCAAAGGATTGCAGACTTAGAGAATGAGCGGAAAAGACTTGAAGAGCAACTTGTACAAATGACTGCAAGCCTAAAAGAGGAGTGGAAAAAACTTGAAGAGGAAAAGCGAAAGATAGAGGCGGAAAGGAACAAGGTAAACGAACTAAGTAGAAAGCTCTT
Above is a genomic segment from Aquificaceae bacterium containing:
- a CDS encoding polysaccharide deacetylase family protein; translated protein: MKLAIVELHDVSPYYRVEFLSALELLEEVGLDRFSLLVVPYFWEYAPLGGDGNFLNLIKNLGAELVLHGYTHKGKRRLQDLLWTDGEGEFGGLDLTETYERVRSGLELMEYLGLKTTFFVPPAWIGNPYLEDVLYSLGFEGIAYRWYIKDLGNEKSISSPVLSFSSRNLLSWLSLKALPSMERLYKDHQVLRLALHMTDFRDERKVRLWKEILSNIEKERRLISYGELLSKSGLAPSFKGFQPTGRLVQ
- the thiC gene encoding phosphomethylpyrimidine synthase ThiC, with the translated sequence MLRAEWIEGRKKYKNKTQMHLARQGIITEEMRYVAKREGLHPEFVRQEVARGRMIIPANINHLHLEPMCIGINSRVKVNANIGNSGLASDIPTEVEKAKVAIKYGADTIMDLSTGEAIKETREAIISVSTVPVGTVPIYEAFKRAKGNVKNMTVDLILDVIEEQAQQGVSYMTIHAGVLREFLPMVQHRVMGIVSRGGAIMAQWMIEHGKQNPLYEHFDKICEIFKKYDVSFSLGDGLRPGAIADASDEAQLAELKVLGELTERAWRHDVQVMVEGPGHVPMDQIEFNIKLQQKVCHEAPFYVLGPLVIDIAPGYDHIASAIGAAMAGWYGAAMLCYVTPKEHLGLPNIEDVKQGVIAYKIAAHAADVAKNWPGAREWDLEMSKARFAFDWNRQFELALDPETARAYHDETLPQEGYKTAKFCSMCGPEFCAYKISQNVSSKMEEVLHLENWIAP